The following DNA comes from Sparus aurata chromosome 3, fSpaAur1.1, whole genome shotgun sequence.
CGTTTGCTTCGTGCAGAACAAGCCATCTGACACTAAGTGTGTTTGCTGTATGGCTCCACAGCCTAATTCCTCCTCATCCAAATCTATGGACAGTAAACCTGTAACCACCACCTCTGCTGGGCTagagagcagcagcaccacGGACACAACCACAGCCACCACAAGTTTTGGCACAATGTTTGCCAAACCTGCAGGAACTTGGGATTGTGATACGTGTCTTGTTCTAAACAAACCTGATGCAGTAAAGTGTGTGGCCTGCGAAACAGCCAAACCGGGGACAGGGCTGAAACCCTCACTGACTCTtccttctgccttttcagctgtTAAGACTGTATCCACCCCCACAGCCCCAATTTCTACAGGGTTCACCGGATTTGGTGACAAGTTCAAAAACCCTGAAAGTTCTTGGGAATGTGATACGTGTATGGTAGTAAACAAGGCTGAGGACACAAAGTGTGTGGCCTGCACAAGCGCTAAACCAGGtaatgagagaaaaacagttgTAATGTTGGTATTTGATATTCTACGTGCTGAataatggggttttttttgtttgtttgtttttttataagtAGAATTCCAGTATCTATATTTTAAAAGTCAATAGTAACATTAGTTAAGCATATATCTTTTCTCATCCTTAGGAGCATCAACAGGTGCTTCAGCAGGAACCTCTTCTTCAGCCAGCACTGCTCCAGCGTTTGGGTTGGGAGATGCATTCAAGAAGCCAGAGGGTTCCTGGGATTGTGATGCCTGTTTTGTACAGAATAAGGCTGCTGATGTAAAGTGTGTTGCCTGTCAGACGCTCAAACCTGGAGCTACTGTAGagtccaaaggtaacaaaaacaagcTACTTTCAAGTCAAATGCTTCTCATAATGAAAATAACCCACATAGTATAATGGTGGAACAAGTGTTTGGGGACCAAAATGTCTCTTGGTGTATTGGAGAAAGATAGTATTGATGACATGTTGCTGATTTTGCTTTTTTGCATGATTTTAGCTGTCAAGATAACAAATCTAGTCAGAATTAGTGTTCTAACTTTTCTGAAAATGAGTCCAAAGCTGTGATACAAACAACAATGTTACTTGTGCATGCCCATGTCTTTGGGAATTATAGTGGGATTCTCTTCTCGTCTCTAAAACGTTCTTGTTGTTGTATTTGGTTCACATCCAATCTTTCAAAGAAAGTTTGCTGTGCTCAGAGGATATGAATAATGGTCTTAAGAGAAGTGCTTTGTACTTATTTTTGTCTATTCAGTTAATTTGTGTGAAATTAATCCacacttttcacctttttgaaaaatgtctcCTCAGCTTTTAGTTCGACTTTTGGTTCATCTGCTGTTGGGACTTCAGGCTCCTCTACATTCGGCTCTTCTACCTCTACTTCTGGAGGTTTCAAGTTTGGCACATCAGACAGTTCCTCTGGTATCAAGTTTGGAGGCTCATTGTCAGagtcctcctcttcatcatcaggTGGATTCAAATTTGGAGTGCCATTTGGAAGCTCCTCATCAGAAACCACTTCTAAAGACACTACTGCCTCTTCAGGGTTCAAATTTGGCAGCTCATCTGAGGGCTTTAAATTTGGAACTGCCTCTGCTGACGACAAAAAGTCAGACCAGCCTGTGGCTGGTTCTGGGTTTAAGTTTGGAACCACCCATGGGATAATGTTTGGTACTGGATCATCTAGCACAGAGAGTAACTCCTCTAAAGGAGGCTTCACCTTTGGACTGTCAAAAcctgaagaaaaaacatcagacGGCACCACCACTACCAcaacctcctcatcctctgttAGTTTcactcctcctgctccctctcaAGACAAGAGTGACAGTGTGGAATCATCAAATGACACCACATCAACAAACACCAActcaaccaccaccacagctacCACCACTGGGTCTGTATTTGGGAGGTTGGGTCAGCCGACATTGGCAACTACAACACCGCAAGATGGCTCTACATTTGGATCCTTACAGGCCAACAAAGAGCCAGCTGCTCCCGCGTTTACCTTTGGGAagccagaggagaagaaggaacCCACTGGGTCCTCTGCTCCATCTTCTTTCCTCTTCGGTGCTGCCAATAAAGAGGCCGATGCTGCACCATCACTGGCCGCTTCAGGAGGCTTTTCCTTTGGCAAACCCAGTGCACCAACAGAACAACCTCCACCTGCGTTCACCTTTGGCAAGCCAGCAGTCAAGAGTGAAACATCCACTGCAGAGGCCCCGAAGCCCTCTTTTACCTTTGGACAAAGTGCTACAGGTGAGAGATGGTTTGGACTTGAATACTGTTCTCATTCTTTTATGAACGATATATGTTGTCTCTTGATAGACGTATTCAATTGTCTCATTTAGAGCTGTAAtgaacaattatttttattataagtTAAcctgcagatttatttttttttatgtcaaattgtaaaaaacaaaaacaaaacaaaacttctcATTACAATTTCTTAAAGTACAAAGTGATGTCTTCAGCTTACTACTCATTTACTttcataaataacaaagaaaagccaTCACTCCTTTCCGCGTAGGAGGCTGGAACCACAATATTTTTCACAGTTGTGTTAAATATAATAGTTTGAAGTTGAACCAGATCAGGGATGAATTGAATTTTCCAATTCCAGTTATTGTCAAAATATTTCAGCAAAACGATTTAAGGATTTCTCAGATGTTTAGTCAAAGTCGACAGAGTTCGGAGAGTTTGTTTATGTTGCATTTCCATAAATTTGAGCCTTATGAATTTGTTCAAAAATTAAGCAGCATAGGCCAAGATATACTGACAATAAGTCCTTGGTATGGGTCAAACTACACCACGACTAATTCCTACAATTTCCTTTCCTGCAACTCAATAACATCTTTCTATAAACCCTACAGCTTTGTAACTATTAAAATGGGTAATCCCCAAGTTTAGGCAAAGATAACCATGATCATGTATATTTACTCAGGCTGTAAAGCTTCCACTTAGCTAAAGAAGACTTCATAGTAATCACTGTAACcaatacattttcatgtgtaTGTATTTCCTGCTGTAACCACTGCACTTCATCTCACATCATAATCAATTATTTGTTTTCCCCGACAGAttcttctgctgctccaaaACCAGCATTTTCTTTTATGGCTAGTAATCCTACAAACTCCaccacctcatcctcctccaccccaATTCCCAGTCTGTTCGGCAaccctaccaccaccaccagcagcagcagcagcaacagcagcagcagctccactcaGGCTCCAGCTCCTTCTGCAGCTCCCAGCACTTTCATGTTCGGTCAGCCTGCTGTAACCTCCAGTGACGCCCCTCCAGCTAAAGCAGCCTTCGTCTTTGGCCAGAGTCAGGACAGCCAGCCGCCTGCCCCGTCAGCTGCTCCTCTGAACTCTACTGCAACCCCAGCTCAACCCTTCATCTTTGGTGCTTCtgccactgctgcagctgctgcagctgctgcagctgctgcagctgctcctcctcctgctgctgctgctgctgctgctccgtcCTTTAGTTTTGGAGCAGGAGCGCCCCCTGCTGCCTCATCCTCAGGTTTGTATTTGCTAATGGCGGTTTCTTACAAGTTACAAGcttgaacatttacatttgataataaagggttttttctttatattatgTCCTTCTATTTATATGTTCAAACCTTTCTTTTTAATAGCAGCTCCATCTGCAGCTCCCACACCATTTACATTCAGCTCAGCCCCCTCTGGTGGGTTCGGGGCCAATCAGACTCCTTCATTCGGCTCATCCTTCGGATCCCCTTTCAATGCCACGCCTTCCCAGCCCCCGGCCTTCGGAGCCGGAGCCAAACCCAACGCTGCCTCTGTCTTTGGACAGCAGGCAAACTCCACACCTGTATTTGGGGCAGTTACTAATTCTGCACCAGGTGGGTGACTAATGGTATTATATTTATAATCATCACTGAAGTTGATGAAATTATATTGTAAGTAATTGTGTGTTGTATtcagc
Coding sequences within:
- the nup153 gene encoding nuclear pore complex protein Nup153 isoform X6, which produces MAATGGGKIRSRRYHIASKPYAKSKQQSGLISRVTDTVKSIVPSWLQKYFKNEDGPEGGGAVLGTDQNCQLPPPPNGSEEGPSPLDGRDSPEPSTSNTEPSTSRASLNFQDYVLSRPPLSRSHLHFPPLEASSPILGASSSIFSQPSTSSAPGPFSTGFSLVKEIKDNLSQHEDDNISTTSGFSSRASDKDVPTSKTASLPQLWSPETDRTNSGHQHAQSSLKKPAFNLSVFGTSSNSTFNNTALNSSQLGDSPFYPGKTTYGGAAAARSARNRPGTPYQAPVRRQIKAKPAGAQPCGVTSATARRILQSLERMSSPLADARRIPAAASSPLSTSMDGTNLDVSHFQAKKKRMDSSLPPVQKLLVPAAASVSGNRSVSFRPTLTPGGLSRPLDRTPRETPTRQSPQLPETSPGPSKSTMSSSVPAYPLSSTPAASSGGSGGGKMKRERTTARPSSKRPEEDEVVEVPDLPAISLPISTSALPTFSFTSPLPPLTPVRTIPNVTPLTPAKEMVPNKELPTASTPPCVPFTFSSPIVKATAASPPSFSPSAGFIFSAPVAKLGPSMSNGKLATPIAATAKPATGKSTEEFEGPFKPAKTLKQGSVLDLLKAPGFSSPIGRTSPGPDNTPQKTSTESTSPFSSITTTTTTTTSSLSSSAGLGNMFKAPPGWSCDVCFVQNKPSDTKCVCCMAPQPNSSSSKSMDSKPVTTTSAGLESSSTTDTTTATTSFGTMFAKPAGTWDCDTCLVLNKPDAVKCVACETAKPGTGLKPSLTLPSAFSAVKTVSTPTAPISTGFTGFGDKFKNPESSWECDTCMVVNKAEDTKCVACTSAKPGASTGASAGTSSSASTAPAFGLGDAFKKPEGSWDCDACFVQNKAADVKCVACQTLKPGATVESKAFSSTFGSSAVGTSGSSTFGSSTSTSGGFKFGTSDSSSGIKFGGSLSESSSSSSGGFKFGVPFGSSSSETTSKDTTASSGFKFGSSSEGFKFGTASADDKKSDQPVAGSGFKFGTTHGIMFGTGSSSTESNSSKGGFTFGLSKPEEKTSDGTTTTTTSSSSVSFTPPAPSQDKSDSVESSNDTTSTNTNSTTTTATTTGSVFGRLGQPTLATTTPQDGSTFGSLQANKEPAAPAFTFGKPEEKKEPTGSSAPSSFLFGAANKEADAAPSLAASGGFSFGKPSAPTEQPPPAFTFGKPAVKSETSTAEAPKPSFTFGQSATDSSAAPKPAFSFMASNPTNSTTSSSSTPIPSLFGNPTTTTSSSSSNSSSSSTQAPAPSAAPSTFMFGQPAVTSSDAPPAKAAFVFGQSQDSQPPAPSAAPLNSTATPAQPFIFGASATAAAAAAAAAAAAAPPPAAAAAAAPSFSFGAGAPPAASSSAPSAAPTPFTFSSAPSGGFGANQTPSFGSSFGSPFNATPSQPPAFGAGAKPNAASVFGQQANSTPVFGAVTNSAPGGGFQFGGASAFGATNNSSGVFTFGAGAAGSPAPAANPSIAPQSGAPGGGFNFAQPPAFNIGSTKSFTPSPAGQQAIAGRKIKTAVRRRK
- the nup153 gene encoding nuclear pore complex protein Nup153 isoform X7; translated protein: MAATGGGKIRSRRYHIASKPYAKSKQQSGLISRVTDTVKSIVPSWLQKYFKNEDGPEGGGAVLGTDQNCQLPPPPNGSEEGPSPLDGRDSPEPSTSNTEPSTSRASLNFQDYVLSRPPLSRSHLHFPPLEASSPILGASSSIFSQPSTSSAPGPFSTGFSLVKEIKDNLSQHEDDNISTTSGFSSRASDKDVPTSKTASLPQLWSPETDRTNSGHQHAQSSLKKPAFNLSVFGTSSNSTFNNTALNSSQLGDSPFYPGKTTYGGAAAARSARNRPGTPYQAPVRRQIKAKPAGAQPCGVTSATARRILQSLERMSSPLADARRIPAAASSPLSTSMDGTNLDVSHFQAKKKRMDSSLPPVQKLLVPAAASVSGNRSVSFRPTLTPGGLSRPLDRTPRETPTRQSPQLPETSPGPSKSTMSSSVPAYPLSSTPAASSGGSGGGKMKRERTTARPSSKRPEEDEVVEVPDLPAISLPISTSALPTFSFTSPLPPLTPVRTIPNVTPLTPAKEMVPNKELPTASTPPCVPFTFSSPIVKATAASPPSFSPSAGFIFSAPVAKLGPSMSNGKLATPIAATAKPATGKSTEEFEGPFKPAKTLKQGSVLDLLKAPGFSSPIGRTSPGPDNTPQKTSTESTSPFSSITTTTTTTTSSLSSSAGLGNMFKAPPGWSCDVCFVQNKPSDTKCVCCMAPQPNSSSSKSMDSKPVTTTSAGLESSSTTDTTTATTSFGTMFAKPAGTWDCDTCLVLNKPDAVKCVACETAKPGTGLKPSLTLPSAFSAVKTVSTPTAPISTGFTGFGDKFKNPESSWECDTCMVVNKAEDTKCVACTSAKPGASTGASAGTSSSASTAPAFGLGDAFKKPEGSWDCDACFVQNKAADVKCVACQTLKPGATVESKAFSSTFGSSAVGTSGSSTFGSSTSTSGGFKFGTSDSSSGIKFGGSLSESSSSSSGGFKFGVPFGSSSSETTSKDTTASSGFKFGSSSEGFKFGTASADDKKSDQPVAGSGFKFGTTHGIMFGTGSSSTESNSSKGGFTFGLSKPEEKTSDGTTTTTTSSSSVSFTPPAPSQDKSDSVESSNDTTSTNTNSTTTTATTTGSVFGRLGQPTLATTTPQDGSTFGSLQANKEPAAPAFTFGKPEEKKEPTGSSAPSSFLFGAANKEADAAPSLAASGGFSFGKPSAPTEQPPPAFTFGKPAVKSETSTAEAPKPSFTFGQSATDSSAAPKPAFSFMASNPTNSTTSSSSTPIPSLFGNPTTTTSSSSSNSSSSSTQAPAPSAAPSTFMFGQPAVTSSDAPPAKAAFVFGQSQDSQPPAPSAAPLNSTATPAQPFIFGASATAAAAAAAAAAAAAPPPAAAAAAAPSFSFGAGAPPAASSSAAPSAAPTPFTFSSAPSGGFGANQTPSFGSSFGSPFNATPSQPPAFGAGAKPNAASVFGQQANSTPVFGAVTNSAPGGGFQFGGASAFGATNNSSGVFTFGAGAAGSPAPAANPSIAPQSGAPGGGFNFAQPPAFNIGSTKSFTPSPAGQQAIAGRKIKTAVRRRK
- the nup153 gene encoding nuclear pore complex protein Nup153 isoform X4, yielding MAATGGGKIRSRRYHIASKPYAKSKQQSGLISRVTDTVKSIVPSWLQKYFKNEDGPEGGGAVLGTDQNCQLPPPPNGSEEGPSPLDGRDSPEPSTSNTEPSTSRASLNFQDYVLSRPPLSRSHLHFPPLEASSPILGASSSIFSQPSTSSAPGPFSTGFSLVKEIKDNLSQHEDDNISTTSGFSSRASDKDVPTSKTASLPQLWSPETDRTNSGHQHAQSSLKKPAFNLSVFGTSSNSTFNNTALNSSQLGDSPFYPGKTTYGGAAAARSARNRPGTPYQAPVRRQIKAKPAGAQPCGVTSATARRILQSLERMSSPLADARRIPAAASSPLSTSMDGTNLDVSHFQAKKKRMDSSLPPVQKLLVPAAASVSGNRSVSFRPTLTPGGLSRPLDRTPRETPTRQSPQLPETSPGPSKSTMSSSVPAYPLSSTPAASSGGSGGGKMKRERTTARPSSKRPEEDEVVEVPDLPAISLPISTSALPTFSFTSPLPPLTPVRTIPNVTPLTPAKEMVPNKELPTASTPPCVPFTFSSPIVKATAASPPSFSPSAGFIFSAPVAKLGPSMSNGKLATPIAATAKPATGKSTEEFEGPFKPAKTLKQGSVLDLLKAPGFSSPIGRTSPGPDNTPQKTSTESTSPFSSITTTTTTTTSSLSSSAGLGNMFKAPPGWSCDVCFVQNKPSDTKCVCCMAPQPNSSSSKSMDSKPVTTTSAGLESSSTTDTTTATTSFGTMFAKPAGTWDCDTCLVLNKPDAVKCVACETAKPGTGLKPSLTLPSAFSAVKTVSTPTAPISTGFTGFGDKFKNPESSWECDTCMVVNKAEDTKCVACTSAKPGASTGASAGTSSSASTAPAFGLGDAFKKPEGSWDCDACFVQNKAADVKCVACQTLKPGATVESKAFSSTFGSSAVGTSGSSTFGSSTSTSGGFKFGTSDSSSGIKFGGSLSESSSSSSGGFKFGVPFGSSSSETTSKDTTASSGFKFGSSSEGFKFGTASADDKKSDQPVAGSGFKFGTTHGIMFGTGSSSTESNSSKGGFTFGLSKPEEKTSDGTTTTTTSSSSVSFTPPAPSQDKSDSVESSNDTTSTNTNSTTTTATTTGSVFGRLGQPTLATTTPQDGSTFGSLQANKEPAAPAFTFGKPEEKKEPTGSSAPSSFLFGAANKEADAAPSLAASGGFSFGKPSAPTEQPPPAFTFGKPAVKSETSTAEAPKPSFTFGQSATDSSAAPKPAFSFMASNPTNSTTSSSSTPIPSLFGNPTTTTSSSSSNSSSSSTQAPAPSAAPSTFMFGQPAVTSSDAPPAKAAFVFGQSQDSQPPAPSAAPLNSTATPAQPFIFGASATAAAAAAAAAAAAAPPPAAAAAAAPSFSFGAGAPPAASSSAAPSAAPTPFTFSSAPSGGFGANQTPSFGSSFGSPFNATPSQPPAFGAGAKPNAASVFGQQANSTPVFGAVTNSAPAGGGFQFGGASAFGATNNSSGVFTFGAGAAGSPAPAANPSIAPQSGAPGGGFNFAQPPAFNIGSTKSFTPSPAGQQAIAGRKIKTAVRRRK